Genomic window (Kribbella jejuensis):
GCCCGGAACGTGCACGTGGACGGCGATCGGATCCAGCGCGACGAGTACATCGCGGCCGGCACCGGCGTCGAGACGTGGGAACCGCGGTTCTCCTACAAGGGCTTTCGGTACGTACAACTCGAGGGTGCCCCGGCTCAACTGGAGATGCGGGTGGTGAACTCCGACGTCGCCTCGGCGACCACGTTCGAGTCGTCGCAGGCGCCGTACGAACAGTTCGAGCGCGCGATGCGCCGGACCATCCTCAGCAACCTGCACGGGATCCCGACCGACACGCCGTACTTCGAGAAGAACGGGTGGACCGGCGACGCGCAGGTCGGCGCGCCGACGATGCTCGCGACCCTCGACCTGGCGCGGTTCTTCACCAAATGGCTCGGCGACATCCGCGACAGCCAGGCGGACTCCGGGCAGTTGCCGGTGATCGTGCCGACCAGCGGCTGGGGCTTCACCGACCTCTCCCCCGCGACCGAGTGGCCGACCGTGTACCCGTTCCTGCTCCGCGAGATGTATCGCTGGTACGGCGACGACCGGCTGCTGCGCGAGCACTGGGACTCGCTCACCCGGTACCTCGCGTGGGAGCTCGGCCGGGTCGAGGACGGGTTGTCTGTGAGCGTGCTGGGCGACTGGCTACCACCCGGCTTCGGCGACGGTCCGGCACCGGAGGACCGGCGGCTGACCGGTACGGCGTACCTCTACCGCGCGCTCGTGGTCGCCGCGGAGATCGGCTCGTTGATTGGGGAGCCCAACGATTTCCGCAAGGCGGCGGCTGAACTCGCGGACGGGCTGAACCGGGCGTTCCTGGACCGTGACGCCGGTTGCTACCGCTCGGCGCAGGACCCCGACTACCGGCAGACGTCGAACGCGGTCCCGCTCGCCTTCGGGATCGTGCCGGACGACATGGTGTCGCGGGTCGCGGCCGGGCTGGCTGCGGACGTCGAGGCGCGCGGGTTCCACCTGAACACCGGTTGCCTGGGCGTCGGCGTACTGCTACCGGTGCTGACGAAGTACGGATACGGCGAGGTGGCAACGAAGGTCGCGCTGCAGCGCAGCTACCCGAGCTGGGGGTACTGGTTCGACCTCGGCGCGGACACCATGTGGGAGAAGTGGGAGGACGACTCGCGGTCGCGGAACCACTACTTCCAGGGCACGGTCGTGCAGTGGATCTTCGAGAACGTGGCCGGGCTGCGGGTGATCGACGCCGGCGGCGAGCGGATCGTCGTACGGCCGGACGCGCGGGACGAGGTTGACGCCGCAAGCATCCGGACCGAGACGATCCGCGGACGGGTCACGGTCTCCTGGCAGCAGACGGGACGCGTGCTGTCGCTGGACGTCCAGGTCCCGGTCGGTACGACGGCCGAGGTGCACGTACCGTCGGCGCGGGCGTCGGACGTGGACGCCGTACCGCAGTCGTTCGCGGGCTCGCCGTCGTACGACGAGGGTTACACGGTCTATACCGTCGGGGCCGGGAAGTGGTCGTTCACGAGCCGGTCCGCTTCGTGAAGATCAGGTCGCGGACCTCACGACCCTCCGCTTGCGCACGGGACTCGAACTTGGTGACGGGACGCCACGCGGGGCGCGGGGCCCAGCCGTCGTAGGTGTTGCGCAGCGACGGCTCGGCCTCGCAGACCTCGAGCATGCGATCCGCGTAATCGGCCCAGTCCGTTGCCAGGTGCAACGTTCCGCCGGGTTGCAGGCGGGACGCGATCAGCGCGACGAACGCCCGCGTGACCAGGCGGCGTTTGTGGTGCCGCTTCTTCGGCCACGGGTCCGGGAAGTAGATCCGTACGCCGGACAGCGCGTCCTCCGCGACGTGGTCGCGGAGGAAGTCGACCGCGTCGCCCTGCAGCAGGCGGACGTTCTCGAGGTCGTATTTCTCCACCCAGAGCATCAACTGACCGAGACCGGCCGGGTAGACCTCCGCGGCCAGGTGGTTCACGTCGGGCGCAGCGACGGCCAGTTGCGCGGTCGCTTCACCCATACCCGAACCGATCTCGAGCACCGTCGGCGCCTCGCGCCCGAACCAGCCGGCGAGGTCGAGGACGCCGGGCGGCAGGTCCTCCTGGGTCCGCCCGAGCTCGGACCAGTGCGACTGCCAGACACGCTTCTGCCCGACCGTCATCCGCACACTGCGGCGGACGGTGCTGAACACACCCGCTTGCCTGACCCGATCCGTTGCTTCCACCAGGTGGATTCTAGGGCGTTGCTAGAACTGCAGGGTGCGGCCGGTCTCGAGGTAGGTCTTCAGGTTGGCCAGGATCGGGCCCCAGCCGTTCCGCCAGCCCTCGACGGTGTCCTCGGCGATCTGGTCGTGCACGACCTGCAGTTTCACCACGGTCTCGCTGCGTGGTTCGATCGTGAACGTGACCCGGCCGGGTTTCCCGTCTGTGGCCTCGTTCGTGAAGGTGTACGCCAGCGTCTTCGGCTCGTCGTACACCAGGACCTCGCCCCAGTCCGTGAGGCTGTCGTCGGCGCTGTCGTAGAACCGGACCGGCGCACCGACCGTCCAGTCGGACTCGATCCGGCGGCCGAACCAGTACAGCTGGGTGAACGCACCCGAGGTGAGTGCCTCCCACAACTTCTCCGCAGTGGTCTCGATGTAGGTCACGTGGATCATCGCGGGCTTGCTCATGTCTCCTCCAAGGCTGCCTTCAACGCGCTGAGGGCGCGGAGTTTGTCGCGCTCGTAGTTGCTCAGCCACCGTTCGGCGATCTCGTTGATCGGCACCGGGTTCAGGTAGTGGAGCTTGTGCCGACCGCGCTTGACCGTGACGACGAGGTTCGCGTCTTCGAGGATCCGCAGGTGCTTGGTGACACCTTGCCGGGTCAGG
Coding sequences:
- a CDS encoding family 78 glycoside hydrolase catalytic domain, coding for MLIPRSLKTEYAVQPLGVDVPRPRFSWVVEAPGYGATQAAYQVLVASAPELLTPERADVWDSGRVESARTFGIAYDGPAAARTRYHWTVRLWPTDDAADGAGDEGGVWAEPSWFETGLLAEGFGNAQWIGGVTDSAPLLRRAFTVDGTVRRARLYASGLGYADLRLNGSAVSDAVLDPGFTAYDHTVLYGTQDVTALLAAGDNVVGAELGRGFFGLTSVNVWRWHDTPWTADPRLIARLVIEYDDGRVDEVVTDETWRITGGPTLSDSLYLGETYDARRALPGWDAAGFDDSSWAPTQVVEAPRGTLKAQAHEPIRVIETVDPVEVTEVRPGVWIADFGRTVAGWTRLTVTAEAGTTISLTHGETVADGNVVARNVHVDGDRIQRDEYIAAGTGVETWEPRFSYKGFRYVQLEGAPAQLEMRVVNSDVASATTFESSQAPYEQFERAMRRTILSNLHGIPTDTPYFEKNGWTGDAQVGAPTMLATLDLARFFTKWLGDIRDSQADSGQLPVIVPTSGWGFTDLSPATEWPTVYPFLLREMYRWYGDDRLLREHWDSLTRYLAWELGRVEDGLSVSVLGDWLPPGFGDGPAPEDRRLTGTAYLYRALVVAAEIGSLIGEPNDFRKAAAELADGLNRAFLDRDAGCYRSAQDPDYRQTSNAVPLAFGIVPDDMVSRVAAGLAADVEARGFHLNTGCLGVGVLLPVLTKYGYGEVATKVALQRSYPSWGYWFDLGADTMWEKWEDDSRSRNHYFQGTVVQWIFENVAGLRVIDAGGERIVVRPDARDEVDAASIRTETIRGRVTVSWQQTGRVLSLDVQVPVGTTAEVHVPSARASDVDAVPQSFAGSPSYDEGYTVYTVGAGKWSFTSRSAS
- the trmB gene encoding tRNA (guanosine(46)-N7)-methyltransferase TrmB; translated protein: MEATDRVRQAGVFSTVRRSVRMTVGQKRVWQSHWSELGRTQEDLPPGVLDLAGWFGREAPTVLEIGSGMGEATAQLAVAAPDVNHLAAEVYPAGLGQLMLWVEKYDLENVRLLQGDAVDFLRDHVAEDALSGVRIYFPDPWPKKRHHKRRLVTRAFVALIASRLQPGGTLHLATDWADYADRMLEVCEAEPSLRNTYDGWAPRPAWRPVTKFESRAQAEGREVRDLIFTKRTGS
- a CDS encoding SRPBCC domain-containing protein — encoded protein: MSKPAMIHVTYIETTAEKLWEALTSGAFTQLYWFGRRIESDWTVGAPVRFYDSADDSLTDWGEVLVYDEPKTLAYTFTNEATDGKPGRVTFTIEPRSETVVKLQVVHDQIAEDTVEGWRNGWGPILANLKTYLETGRTLQF
- a CDS encoding ArsR/SmtB family transcription factor; protein product: MELVFKALADEGRRRLLDALRERNGQSLLELCELLPDLTRQGVTKHLRILEDANLVVTVKRGRHKLHYLNPVPINEIAERWLSNYERDKLRALSALKAALEET